The Pseudarthrobacter sulfonivorans genome includes a window with the following:
- a CDS encoding ABC transporter ATP-binding protein: MKLELRGITKRFGSLLANDHIDVVVEPGQIHCLLGENGAGKSTLMNVLYGLYEPTEGEILVDDKPVSFRGPGDAMAAGIGMVHQHFMLVPVFTVAENVALGAETTKAGGFLNLEDTRRKIKEISDRYGFDVDPDALVEDLPVGVQQRVEIIKALVRDARVLILDEPTAVLTPQETDELLDIMRQLKSGGTSIVFISHKLREVKAVSDTITVIRRGKVVGSADPGDSTTALASMMVGRAVSLTLDKAPAKPLEKTFQVKDLTVIAPNGQHTVDSISFDIARGEILAVAGVQGNGQTELTEAILGLQERVHGSILLDNVELVGRSVKDVLNSGVGFVPEDRSVDGLIGTFSIAENLVLDRYDQPPFAKGISMSPAKVLENAKSRIDEFDVRTPSGLLAAGTLSGGNQQKMVMARELSRPLRLFIASQPTRGVDVGSIEFLHKRIVAERDQGTPVMIISTELDEVMELADRIAVLYKGKLVGIVPAGTGRDVLGLMMAGISAEDAAGADHAGPVKADTPSTETPPADTKDDAAAERRAASSPEGGDNA; this comes from the coding sequence TTGAAACTTGAACTCAGAGGGATCACCAAACGCTTCGGCTCCCTGCTCGCCAACGATCACATAGACGTGGTGGTTGAACCTGGACAGATCCACTGTCTGCTGGGCGAGAACGGGGCCGGCAAATCCACCCTGATGAATGTGCTGTACGGGCTTTACGAGCCCACCGAAGGCGAAATCCTCGTGGACGACAAACCTGTTTCCTTCCGCGGTCCCGGCGACGCCATGGCCGCTGGCATCGGCATGGTGCACCAGCACTTTATGCTGGTGCCGGTCTTCACAGTTGCCGAGAACGTGGCCCTTGGAGCCGAGACCACCAAGGCCGGTGGCTTCCTCAACCTGGAAGACACGCGCCGCAAGATCAAGGAAATCTCGGACCGCTATGGGTTCGACGTCGATCCGGACGCCCTCGTTGAGGACCTGCCCGTCGGTGTCCAGCAGCGCGTGGAAATCATCAAGGCCCTGGTCCGTGACGCCAGGGTCCTGATCCTGGATGAACCAACGGCAGTGCTGACGCCGCAGGAAACCGACGAGCTGCTGGACATCATGCGCCAACTCAAGTCCGGCGGCACATCGATCGTGTTCATCTCGCACAAGTTGCGCGAGGTGAAAGCGGTGTCGGACACCATCACCGTGATCCGGCGCGGCAAGGTAGTGGGGTCCGCCGACCCAGGCGACTCCACCACGGCGCTGGCCTCCATGATGGTGGGCCGCGCCGTCAGCCTCACACTGGACAAGGCCCCCGCCAAGCCCTTAGAGAAGACCTTCCAGGTCAAGGACCTCACCGTCATCGCTCCGAACGGGCAGCACACCGTTGACAGCATCAGCTTCGACATTGCCCGTGGCGAGATCCTTGCCGTCGCGGGCGTCCAGGGCAACGGCCAGACCGAGCTCACCGAGGCCATCCTTGGTCTGCAGGAGCGCGTCCACGGCTCCATCCTCCTGGACAACGTGGAGCTCGTTGGCCGCAGCGTGAAGGACGTCCTCAACTCCGGCGTCGGCTTCGTCCCGGAAGACCGGTCCGTTGACGGCCTCATCGGCACGTTCTCGATCGCTGAGAACCTTGTGCTTGACCGGTACGACCAGCCGCCGTTCGCCAAGGGCATCAGCATGAGCCCGGCGAAGGTCCTGGAGAACGCGAAATCGCGGATCGACGAGTTCGATGTCCGGACGCCCTCGGGCCTCCTGGCCGCAGGCACCCTCTCGGGCGGCAACCAGCAAAAGATGGTCATGGCGCGGGAACTGTCCCGGCCGCTGCGCCTCTTTATCGCCTCGCAGCCCACCCGCGGTGTGGACGTCGGGTCCATCGAGTTCCTGCACAAGCGGATCGTGGCTGAACGGGATCAGGGTACACCGGTCATGATCATCTCCACCGAGCTGGATGAGGTCATGGAACTCGCCGACCGGATCGCCGTGCTGTACAAGGGCAAGCTGGTGGGAATCGTCCCCGCCGGCACCGGGCGCGATGTCCTGGGCCTGATGATGGCAGGGATCTCCGCGGAAGACGCTGCCGGCGCTGACCACGCCGGCCCGGTGAAAGCTGACACGCCATCCACTGAAACGCCCCCGGCCGACACGAAGGATGACGCTGCCGCAGAACGCCGTGCAGCCTCCAGCCCCGAAGGAGGCGACAATGCCTGA
- a CDS encoding BMP family lipoprotein: MKTSLRAYLKRGSVASVATMGATALLLTSCGAPPEAGSPTATATDYTSCIVSDSGGFDDQSFNQSSYEGLKKAETELGIKVNQVESQSNNDFEPNLRAMVTAGCDLTLTIGFLLGDATKTQAAANPDSHFAIIDFGYNPPLSNVKPIIYDTAQAAFLAGYLAAGTTKTGTVATFGGIKIPTVTIFMDGYADGVKYYNEKKGTSVKVLGWDKAAQDGSFTGDFTKQDVGKQLTQNFLDQGADIVMPVAGPVGKGAGAALTEAKAAGKDVKLIWVDSDGFLTAPEYKDIMLSSVMKLMGEAVQTVVKEDKEGKFTNTPYVGTLANDGVQLAPFHSFDSQVPADLKSELDQLKKDIVDGKVKVESAASPKA, translated from the coding sequence TTGAAGACATCACTGCGTGCATACCTTAAGCGCGGTTCAGTTGCTAGCGTGGCCACCATGGGTGCTACCGCACTCCTGCTGACCAGCTGCGGTGCGCCTCCCGAAGCCGGCAGCCCCACCGCGACGGCCACGGACTACACCAGCTGCATCGTCTCCGACTCCGGCGGATTCGATGACCAGTCGTTCAACCAGTCCTCATATGAGGGCCTGAAGAAGGCTGAAACCGAGCTGGGCATCAAAGTCAACCAGGTTGAATCCCAGAGCAACAACGATTTTGAGCCGAACCTCCGTGCCATGGTCACCGCCGGCTGCGACCTCACTTTGACCATCGGCTTCCTGCTTGGTGACGCCACCAAGACCCAGGCCGCGGCAAACCCGGACAGCCACTTCGCGATCATCGACTTCGGCTACAACCCGCCGCTCAGCAACGTCAAGCCCATCATCTACGACACCGCCCAGGCTGCCTTCCTGGCCGGGTACCTCGCTGCAGGCACCACCAAGACCGGAACCGTGGCCACCTTCGGCGGCATCAAGATCCCCACGGTCACCATCTTCATGGACGGCTACGCCGACGGCGTCAAGTACTACAACGAGAAAAAGGGCACCAGTGTCAAGGTCCTCGGCTGGGACAAGGCTGCACAGGACGGAAGCTTCACCGGCGACTTTACCAAGCAGGACGTCGGCAAGCAGCTCACCCAGAACTTCCTGGACCAGGGCGCGGACATCGTGATGCCCGTGGCTGGCCCGGTGGGCAAGGGCGCCGGCGCAGCGTTGACCGAAGCGAAGGCGGCCGGCAAGGACGTCAAGCTCATCTGGGTTGACTCCGATGGCTTCCTCACTGCACCGGAATACAAGGACATCATGCTGTCCTCGGTCATGAAGCTTATGGGCGAGGCTGTACAGACCGTGGTCAAGGAAGACAAGGAAGGCAAGTTCACCAACACCCCGTACGTCGGCACACTGGCGAACGACGGCGTCCAGTTGGCCCCGTTCCACAGCTTCGACTCCCAGGTCCCAGCCGATCTGAAGTCCGAACTGGACCAGCTCAAGAAGGACATCGTGGACGGCAAGGTTAAGGTCGAGTCTGCAGCAAGCCCCAAGGCTTAG
- a CDS encoding NADP-dependent oxidoreductase: MSVTTALPSSSREIRLASRPVGRPGPENFRLAESPLPELQDGQILVRNLYISVDPYMRGRMNDVKSYSAPFALDAALDGGAIGEVIASRAEGRKVGDAVVHQLGWREFAVLEADATSVARTDLAPASAFLGALGMTGLTAYAGLLKVAEFKPGDAVFVSGAAGAVGSLVGQIAKAMGASRVIGSAGTAEKVARLLELGFDAAFNYNDGPVREQLVQAAGPAGIDVYFDNVGGDQLEAALAVLNVGGRVAMCGAIAQYNSTEPTPAPRNLALAIGKQLTLRGFLVSGQRQHSAEFFGKMSAWLAEGSVRYDETVVDGLENAPQAFMDLLDGANTGKMLVRL; encoded by the coding sequence ATGAGCGTGACAACGGCACTGCCATCATCCAGCCGCGAAATCCGCCTGGCCTCGCGTCCGGTAGGGCGTCCCGGTCCCGAGAACTTCCGGCTGGCAGAGTCACCGCTGCCGGAGCTTCAGGACGGCCAGATCCTGGTCCGCAACCTCTACATCTCCGTGGACCCCTACATGCGCGGCCGTATGAACGACGTCAAGTCGTACTCGGCCCCGTTCGCTCTGGACGCAGCGCTCGACGGCGGCGCCATCGGTGAGGTCATCGCGTCCAGGGCCGAGGGGCGGAAGGTGGGGGACGCCGTCGTCCATCAACTGGGCTGGCGGGAATTCGCGGTCCTGGAGGCAGACGCAACCTCGGTTGCCCGCACAGACCTTGCGCCGGCGTCGGCGTTCCTCGGAGCGCTGGGCATGACCGGCCTGACGGCGTACGCCGGCCTGCTCAAAGTGGCGGAGTTCAAACCCGGCGATGCCGTGTTCGTGTCAGGTGCGGCGGGTGCCGTGGGCTCTCTTGTGGGCCAGATCGCCAAGGCAATGGGCGCTTCCAGGGTCATCGGCAGCGCGGGAACCGCGGAGAAAGTGGCCCGGCTCCTGGAACTGGGCTTCGACGCCGCGTTCAACTACAACGACGGGCCTGTGCGGGAACAGCTTGTCCAGGCCGCAGGACCCGCAGGTATCGACGTGTATTTCGACAACGTGGGTGGCGATCAGCTGGAGGCTGCCCTGGCGGTCCTGAATGTGGGCGGCCGTGTGGCCATGTGCGGCGCGATAGCCCAGTACAACTCCACCGAACCCACGCCGGCGCCGCGGAACCTCGCCCTTGCCATCGGCAAGCAGCTCACCCTGCGGGGGTTCCTGGTCAGCGGACAGCGCCAGCACAGCGCTGAATTCTTCGGCAAGATGTCAGCCTGGCTGGCGGAAGGTTCAGTCCGGTATGACGAGACCGTGGTGGACGGACTGGAGAATGCGCCCCAGGCCTTCATGGATCTGCTCGACGGCGCGAACACCGGCAAGATGCTGGTGCGCCTCTAA
- a CDS encoding organic hydroperoxide resistance protein gives MKTLYTAEALASGEGRDGNARTNDGKLDVSLASPVELGGDGQGTNPEQLFAAGYAACFHSALRLVGRKERADLTDSAVAAKIHFGALNDGVGYGLAAELEIALPALDLATAESLVAKAHQICPYSNATRGNMTVDIKILEFAA, from the coding sequence ATGAAGACTCTCTACACTGCCGAGGCCCTGGCTTCCGGCGAAGGCCGCGACGGCAACGCACGCACCAATGACGGCAAGCTGGATGTCAGTCTTGCCAGCCCCGTGGAGCTGGGCGGTGACGGCCAGGGAACCAACCCGGAGCAGCTCTTTGCCGCCGGTTACGCGGCATGCTTCCACTCGGCGCTCCGCCTCGTGGGGCGCAAGGAGCGCGCGGACCTGACCGACTCAGCCGTGGCGGCCAAGATCCACTTTGGCGCCCTGAACGACGGCGTGGGCTACGGCCTCGCTGCTGAACTGGAGATCGCGCTTCCGGCCCTGGATCTCGCCACGGCCGAGTCCCTGGTGGCCAAAGCGCATCAGATCTGCCCCTATTCCAACGCCACCCGCGGAAACATGACCGTGGACATCAAGATCCTGGAGTTCGCAGCATGA
- a CDS encoding MarR family winged helix-turn-helix transcriptional regulator — translation MTETPRLDRQVCFALYSASRAATAVYRPVLEDLGLTYPQYLVMLVLWESEPKGVKELGEELGLDSGTLSPLLKRLEAMGLVERRRSGEDERRVAVHLTPAGRSLSSKASGIPRHLADAAGLSADELEQLRTTLERLTEALHRAH, via the coding sequence ATGACTGAAACCCCCCGCCTCGACCGCCAGGTGTGTTTTGCGCTGTACTCCGCGTCCCGCGCGGCAACAGCGGTCTACCGCCCCGTCTTGGAAGACCTCGGCCTGACGTACCCGCAGTATCTGGTGATGCTGGTCCTCTGGGAATCGGAGCCGAAGGGCGTCAAGGAGCTCGGCGAGGAACTGGGCCTTGACTCCGGCACGCTGTCGCCGCTGCTCAAGCGGCTTGAGGCCATGGGGCTCGTGGAGCGCCGCCGGTCCGGGGAAGATGAGCGCCGTGTTGCAGTCCACCTGACGCCGGCCGGACGCTCGCTCAGCAGCAAGGCCAGCGGGATTCCACGGCACCTTGCGGACGCCGCCGGGTTGTCAGCCGATGAGCTGGAACAGCTTCGCACCACTCTTGAAAGGCTCACAGAAGCCCTTCACCGCGCGCACTGA
- a CDS encoding amidohydrolase → MRNYTTEAEPTALVRPWLEPLLPELIDFRRDLHAHPELSFKEFRTTDKLVERLEAAGLAPRRLEGTGLTVDIGEGPIATALRGDIDALPIIEETGLPFASKNHGVTHACGHDVHTAAMLGVALVLQRMHLESPLAGTVRIIFQPAEETMPGGALSCIEQGVLDGVPRILALHCDPRIDVGRIGTRIGAITSASDTIRIELSGRGGHTSRPHLTEDLVFALAQIAVNVPAVLSRRVDVRSGVSVVWGHISAGSAPNAIPGTGFMAGTMRCLDRDAWKDAGELLDEVVHQVAAPYGVEVRLEHTRGVPPVVNSEHETALIEAAARAEIGEGAVVLTPQSMGGEDFAWFLAERPGAMMRLGTKTPGGEEYDLHRGDYILDERALGLGIQVLTAAALRTIRDL, encoded by the coding sequence GTGCGTAATTACACTACTGAAGCCGAGCCCACCGCATTAGTGCGGCCATGGTTGGAACCCCTCCTGCCGGAGCTGATCGACTTCCGCCGGGATCTGCACGCGCACCCCGAGCTTTCCTTCAAGGAATTCCGCACTACAGACAAGCTGGTGGAGCGGCTCGAAGCCGCCGGACTGGCTCCGCGGCGGCTTGAAGGCACCGGCCTCACCGTCGACATCGGCGAGGGTCCCATCGCCACAGCGCTCCGTGGCGACATTGACGCCCTGCCCATCATCGAGGAAACGGGGCTGCCGTTTGCCTCAAAGAACCATGGCGTCACGCATGCCTGTGGCCACGACGTCCACACTGCCGCCATGCTCGGCGTCGCGCTGGTCCTGCAGCGCATGCACCTGGAATCCCCCCTTGCAGGCACTGTCCGGATCATTTTCCAGCCGGCGGAGGAGACCATGCCCGGCGGTGCGCTGTCCTGCATCGAACAGGGTGTCCTGGACGGTGTGCCCCGCATCCTGGCGCTGCACTGCGATCCAAGGATCGACGTCGGACGCATCGGTACGCGCATCGGCGCCATCACTTCCGCCTCGGACACCATCAGGATCGAGCTGAGCGGCCGCGGCGGCCATACCTCCCGTCCGCACCTGACGGAGGACCTCGTGTTCGCCCTGGCACAGATCGCCGTGAATGTTCCGGCTGTGCTGTCCCGCCGCGTTGACGTGCGCAGCGGTGTCTCTGTGGTGTGGGGCCATATCTCCGCCGGATCGGCGCCAAACGCGATTCCCGGCACCGGCTTCATGGCCGGGACCATGCGCTGCCTGGACCGCGATGCCTGGAAAGACGCCGGCGAGCTCCTGGACGAAGTAGTACATCAGGTGGCCGCGCCCTACGGTGTGGAAGTACGCCTGGAGCACACCAGGGGAGTGCCGCCGGTGGTCAACTCGGAGCACGAGACCGCACTCATCGAGGCCGCGGCGCGCGCCGAAATCGGCGAGGGCGCAGTGGTGCTGACGCCGCAGTCCATGGGCGGCGAGGACTTCGCCTGGTTCCTGGCCGAGCGTCCCGGCGCGATGATGCGCCTGGGCACGAAGACCCCCGGCGGCGAAGAGTATGACCTGCACCGCGGCGACTACATTCTGGACGAACGCGCCCTGGGCCTGGGCATCCAGGTCCTCACGGCAGCGGCCCTCCGGACCATCCGCGACCTCTAG
- a CDS encoding mannose-1-phosphate guanylyltransferase: protein MSTDKVTSPDSPLNRFIAVIPAGGVGTRLWPLSRAAAPKFLHDLTGSGSTLLRATYDRLEPLAGRRVLVVTGTAHRAAVCRQLPEVQESDLVLESEPKDSGAAIGLAAAILYQRDPDTIMGSFAADQVISPDHLFQQAVREAIHTAAAGKIVTIGIKPTHPSTGFGYIRAGEGLNIEGAPSAQAVVEFVEKPDEEVAQQYVDSGEYVWNAGMFVAPVALMLRHLEANQPELFKGLQEIAQAWDTPERDAVTARVWPTLPKIAIDYAVAEPAAAAGDVAVVPGTFGWDDVGDFASVGRLNSAREVDDVTVIGEGARVFTENASGVVVSDTKRVIALIGIKDVVIVDTGDALLVTTKQHAQRVKGAVDALKASGDTDVL, encoded by the coding sequence ATGAGTACAGACAAAGTGACAAGCCCGGATTCACCCCTGAACCGCTTTATTGCGGTCATTCCGGCAGGCGGAGTGGGGACCCGCCTCTGGCCCCTGTCACGGGCAGCAGCTCCCAAATTCCTCCATGACCTCACCGGGTCCGGCAGCACTTTGCTGCGTGCCACCTACGACCGCCTCGAGCCGCTGGCAGGCAGGCGCGTCCTCGTGGTGACCGGCACTGCACACCGGGCCGCCGTCTGCCGGCAGCTGCCCGAGGTCCAGGAGTCGGACCTGGTCCTGGAGAGCGAGCCCAAGGATTCCGGCGCCGCCATCGGCCTGGCTGCCGCCATCCTGTACCAGCGTGACCCGGACACCATCATGGGTTCCTTCGCCGCTGACCAGGTCATCAGTCCTGACCACCTGTTCCAGCAGGCCGTCCGCGAGGCCATCCACACGGCCGCCGCCGGCAAGATCGTGACCATCGGCATCAAGCCGACCCACCCGTCCACCGGCTTCGGTTACATCCGCGCCGGCGAGGGACTCAACATCGAAGGTGCGCCCAGCGCCCAGGCCGTGGTGGAGTTCGTGGAGAAGCCGGACGAGGAAGTTGCCCAGCAGTATGTGGACAGCGGTGAGTATGTCTGGAACGCAGGAATGTTCGTGGCTCCCGTTGCCCTGATGCTGAGGCACCTTGAGGCCAACCAGCCGGAGCTGTTCAAGGGCCTGCAGGAGATCGCCCAGGCCTGGGACACTCCCGAACGTGATGCCGTCACAGCCCGCGTCTGGCCCACGTTGCCCAAGATCGCCATTGACTATGCGGTGGCCGAGCCTGCCGCCGCTGCCGGCGATGTTGCCGTTGTCCCGGGCACCTTCGGATGGGACGACGTCGGGGACTTTGCTTCGGTGGGCCGGCTGAACAGTGCGCGGGAAGTCGATGACGTCACCGTTATCGGTGAAGGCGCCCGGGTTTTCACTGAAAACGCCAGCGGTGTAGTGGTTTCGGACACGAAGCGCGTGATCGCCCTGATCGGCATCAAGGATGTGGTCATCGTTGACACGGGCGATGCCCTCCTGGTGACCACCAAGCAGCACGCGCAGCGGGTCAAGGGAGCCGTTGACGCGCTCAAGGCCAGTGGCGACACCGACGTTCTGTAA
- the sdhC gene encoding succinate dehydrogenase, cytochrome b556 subunit, with product MPTKPAGTLYRGREGMWSWVGHRITGVVIFFFLLVHVLDTSLVRVSPEAYTAVIGAYKNPLMALGETGLVAAIVFHAFNGLRIIAVDFWKKGAKYQRQMLWTVLALWVVVMVGFSIRHLSLALGGH from the coding sequence GTGCCGACAAAACCAGCTGGCACCTTGTACCGCGGCCGTGAAGGCATGTGGTCCTGGGTAGGACACCGGATTACCGGTGTAGTGATCTTTTTCTTCTTGTTGGTCCATGTGCTGGACACCTCATTGGTGCGTGTGTCCCCGGAGGCCTACACGGCTGTTATCGGTGCCTACAAGAACCCCCTTATGGCCCTGGGTGAAACGGGCCTGGTTGCCGCGATTGTCTTCCACGCCTTTAACGGCCTGCGGATCATCGCCGTCGACTTCTGGAAGAAGGGCGCCAAATACCAGCGCCAGATGCTGTGGACCGTCCTGGCCCTGTGGGTAGTTGTTATGGTCGGCTTCTCCATCCGCCACCTTTCCCTCGCACTCGGAGGTCACTGA
- a CDS encoding succinate dehydrogenase hydrophobic membrane anchor subunit, with product MTATIDSPRSGKNSSGKISPQYRRTGASRGNFEMFAWLFMRLSGVVLVVLIFGHLFVNLLVGEGIHAIDFGFVAGKWADPFWQIWDLAMLWLAMLHGTNGVRTIINDYAEKDSTRLWLKIVLYAATTVIIVLGTLVIFTFNPCPVVDGVPLPGGFCPA from the coding sequence ATGACTGCAACGATCGACAGCCCACGCAGTGGGAAAAACAGTAGCGGCAAAATCTCCCCCCAGTACCGCCGCACCGGCGCAAGCCGGGGCAACTTCGAAATGTTCGCCTGGCTGTTCATGCGCCTTTCCGGCGTAGTGCTTGTGGTGCTCATCTTCGGGCACCTCTTCGTGAACCTCCTGGTGGGCGAAGGCATCCACGCCATCGACTTCGGCTTCGTCGCCGGCAAGTGGGCTGACCCGTTCTGGCAGATCTGGGACCTCGCCATGCTGTGGCTGGCCATGCTGCACGGCACCAACGGCGTACGCACCATCATCAACGACTACGCCGAGAAGGATTCCACCCGACTCTGGCTCAAGATCGTCCTCTACGCGGCCACCACCGTGATCATCGTCCTTGGCACCCTGGTGATCTTCACCTTCAACCCGTGCCCCGTGGTTGACGGCGTTCCGCTGCCCGGCGGCTTCTGCCCCGCGTAG
- the sdhA gene encoding succinate dehydrogenase flavoprotein subunit: MQVHKYDVVIVGAGGAGMRAAIESGQRARTAVLTKLYPTRSHTGAAQGGMCAALANVEEDNWEWHTFDTIKGGDYLVDQDAAEVMAKEAIDAVLDLEKMGLPFNRTPEGRIDQRRFGGHTRDHGKAPVRRACYAADRTGHMILQTLYQNCVKHNVEFYNEYYVLDLLTVEEDAVREDGTPYKQKRVAGVVSYDLASGELHVFQAKSVIFASGGAGKVFKTTSNAHTLTGDGMGIAFRRGIPLEDMEFFQFHPTGLAGLGILLSEAARGEGAILRNSEGERFMERYAPTIKDLAPRDIVARSMANEVREGRGCGPNKDYVLLDLTHLEPAHIDAKLPDITEFARTYLGVEPYTEPVPVFPTAHYAMGGIPTNITTEVLQDNDTVIPGLYAAGEVACVSVHGSNRLGTNSLLDINVFGKRAGIAAAEYAKTADFVDLPEDPEAYTIELLDIARNGNGDEKVAVIRKELQDTMDANMQVFRTADTLNQVLTDIESFEARYKKISVQDKGKRFNLDLLEAVELGFLLELAKVMTVAALHREESRGGHFREDFPERDDEKFMKHSMAYKDDHAPADGSAEAIAGIRLGTKPVVFTRYEPMVRKY; this comes from the coding sequence ATGCAGGTCCATAAGTACGACGTCGTCATCGTCGGTGCCGGTGGCGCTGGCATGCGCGCCGCGATCGAGTCCGGTCAGCGCGCGCGAACAGCAGTACTGACCAAGCTCTACCCCACCCGCTCGCACACCGGTGCGGCGCAGGGTGGCATGTGTGCGGCCCTTGCCAATGTCGAAGAAGACAACTGGGAATGGCACACCTTTGACACCATTAAGGGCGGCGACTACCTGGTTGACCAGGACGCCGCCGAGGTCATGGCGAAGGAAGCCATCGACGCCGTGCTGGACCTGGAAAAGATGGGCCTGCCGTTCAACCGCACGCCCGAAGGCCGGATCGACCAGCGCCGCTTCGGCGGCCACACCCGCGACCACGGCAAGGCGCCCGTCCGCCGCGCCTGCTACGCAGCAGACCGCACCGGCCACATGATCCTGCAGACGCTGTACCAAAACTGCGTCAAGCACAACGTGGAGTTCTACAACGAGTACTACGTCCTTGACCTCCTGACGGTCGAGGAAGACGCTGTCCGCGAGGACGGCACGCCGTACAAGCAGAAGCGTGTTGCCGGCGTCGTGTCCTACGACCTTGCCTCCGGTGAGCTGCACGTGTTCCAGGCCAAGTCCGTGATCTTCGCCTCGGGCGGCGCCGGCAAGGTCTTCAAGACCACCTCCAACGCCCACACCCTCACCGGTGACGGCATGGGCATCGCCTTCCGCCGTGGCATCCCGCTGGAAGACATGGAGTTCTTCCAGTTCCACCCGACAGGCCTAGCCGGCCTGGGCATCCTGCTTTCCGAAGCCGCACGCGGTGAGGGCGCCATCCTGCGTAACTCCGAGGGTGAGCGCTTTATGGAGCGCTACGCCCCCACCATCAAGGACCTCGCACCGCGTGACATCGTGGCCCGCTCCATGGCCAACGAAGTCCGCGAAGGCCGCGGCTGCGGCCCGAACAAGGACTACGTCCTGCTGGACCTGACCCACCTGGAGCCGGCGCACATCGATGCCAAGCTCCCGGACATCACCGAGTTCGCCCGCACCTACCTGGGTGTGGAACCGTACACGGAGCCGGTTCCGGTGTTCCCCACGGCGCACTACGCCATGGGTGGCATCCCCACCAACATCACCACCGAGGTCCTGCAGGACAACGACACCGTCATCCCAGGCCTTTACGCCGCCGGCGAGGTTGCCTGCGTTTCGGTCCACGGTTCCAACCGCCTGGGCACCAACTCACTGCTGGACATCAACGTGTTCGGCAAGCGCGCCGGCATCGCCGCCGCGGAGTACGCCAAGACTGCTGACTTCGTGGACCTCCCGGAGGATCCGGAGGCCTACACCATCGAGCTGCTGGACATTGCCCGCAACGGCAACGGCGACGAGAAGGTGGCGGTGATCCGCAAGGAACTCCAGGACACCATGGACGCCAACATGCAGGTGTTCCGTACAGCTGACACGCTGAACCAGGTCCTGACGGATATCGAGTCCTTCGAGGCCCGCTACAAGAAGATCAGCGTCCAGGACAAGGGCAAGCGCTTCAACCTGGACCTGCTCGAGGCCGTTGAACTGGGCTTCCTGCTGGAACTGGCCAAGGTCATGACCGTGGCTGCCCTGCACCGTGAGGAATCCCGCGGCGGACACTTCCGCGAGGACTTCCCGGAACGCGACGACGAAAAATTCATGAAGCACTCCATGGCATACAAGGATGACCACGCCCCGGCCGACGGCTCGGCAGAGGCAATCGCCGGCATCCGTCTGGGCACCAAACCGGTTGTCTTTACCCGCTACGAGCCGATGGTGAGGAAGTACTAA
- a CDS encoding succinate dehydrogenase iron-sulfur subunit, with the protein MTAELAEPASKIELPAHIGGGGEIPTFDVTLRVRRYNPEVSEDATWDDFKVTMYGTDRVLDALHKVKWEIDGSVSFRRSCAHGVCGSDAMRINGRNRLACKTLLKDLDTTKPITVEPIKGLPVEKDLIVDMEPFFQSFREVMPFLINKGHEPTKERLQSAEDRERFDDTTKCILCAACTSSCPVFWTDGQYFGPAAIVNAHRFIFDSRDDAGDMRLEILNDKEGVWRCRTTFNCSEACPRGIQVTQAIAEVKQAILSRKI; encoded by the coding sequence ATGACCGCTGAACTTGCTGAGCCAGCCTCCAAGATCGAACTGCCCGCACACATCGGAGGCGGCGGAGAGATCCCCACGTTCGACGTCACCCTGCGTGTACGCCGTTACAACCCTGAGGTGTCCGAGGACGCCACGTGGGACGACTTCAAGGTGACCATGTACGGCACCGACCGCGTGCTGGATGCCCTGCACAAGGTCAAGTGGGAAATTGACGGCAGCGTTTCGTTCCGCCGTTCCTGCGCCCACGGTGTCTGCGGTTCCGATGCCATGCGCATCAACGGCCGCAACCGCCTTGCCTGCAAGACGCTCCTGAAGGACTTGGACACCACCAAGCCCATCACCGTTGAGCCCATCAAGGGCCTGCCGGTGGAGAAGGACCTGATCGTGGACATGGAGCCGTTCTTCCAGTCCTTCCGCGAAGTCATGCCGTTCCTGATCAACAAGGGCCACGAGCCCACCAAGGAACGCCTGCAGTCCGCCGAGGACCGTGAGCGCTTCGACGACACCACCAAGTGCATCCTCTGCGCTGCGTGCACGTCCTCCTGCCCGGTCTTCTGGACCGATGGCCAGTACTTCGGCCCGGCCGCGATCGTCAACGCCCACCGCTTCATCTTCGATTCCCGTGATGATGCCGGCGACATGCGCCTGGAAATCCTGAACGACAAGGAAGGCGTGTGGCGTTGCCGCACCACCTTCAACTGCTCCGAAGCATGCCCCCGCGGCATCCAGGTGACCCAGGCAATCGCCGAAGTCAAGCAGGCAATTCTCTCCCGTAAGATCTAA